Proteins encoded by one window of Rariglobus hedericola:
- a CDS encoding serine/threonine protein phosphatase, with protein MHEVKDTARALVRIGYDGRVHKSFRGHQAKERFDNEVLVLKHLEKHGCTFVPRLLECDPATLKIVTDNCGTRVDHISEERVKEVFAELEPFGVRHDDAFMRNITYRNTDGRFCIIDFEFATLLDGSNHPPMPGEGNRG; from the coding sequence ATGCATGAGGTCAAAGACACCGCCCGCGCCCTAGTCCGCATTGGCTACGACGGACGCGTCCACAAGAGCTTTCGCGGACACCAAGCCAAAGAGCGCTTCGACAATGAAGTGCTTGTCCTTAAGCATCTTGAAAAACATGGCTGCACGTTCGTCCCCCGGCTTTTGGAGTGCGATCCAGCGACCTTGAAAATCGTGACTGACAACTGCGGAACTCGCGTTGATCACATTAGCGAGGAACGCGTTAAGGAGGTTTTCGCCGAATTAGAGCCATTCGGCGTGCGCCATGACGATGCATTCATGCGCAACATCACCTACCGGAACACCGACGGCCGGTTCTGCATTATCGATTTCGAATTCGCGACGTTGCTTGATGGCAGCAACCACCCGCCCATGCCCGGTGAAGGCAACCGTGGTTAA
- a CDS encoding glutamine synthetase beta-grasp domain-containing protein — MAKYKLEYIWLDGYKPVASLRSKTQIKEFASFPKLEELPLWGFDGSSTQQAEGRSSDCVLKPVAVYPDSTRKNGALVMCEVMMPDGKTPHISNSRATIVDDADTWFGFEQEYFLYQDGRPLGFPEGGYPAPQGPYYTGVGYKNVGDVARQIVEEHLDLCLDAGINHEGINAEVAKGQWEFQIFGKGSKKAADEVWVARYILLRLCEKYQIDVEFHCKPILGAYQQALDWNGSGMHANFSTKFMREVGGKDYFEKLMAAFSKYCAEHIAVYGPDNHLRLTGLHETQSIDKFSYGLADRGASVRVPHSFVNAGYKGYLEDRRPNSAGNPYEIASRILKTIQTVPTA; from the coding sequence ATGGCCAAATACAAATTGGAATACATCTGGCTCGACGGCTACAAGCCCGTTGCCAGCCTCCGCAGCAAGACCCAGATCAAGGAATTCGCCAGCTTTCCCAAGCTCGAAGAACTTCCCCTTTGGGGCTTCGACGGCAGCTCGACGCAGCAGGCCGAGGGCCGCAGTTCCGACTGCGTGCTGAAGCCCGTAGCCGTCTATCCCGACAGCACCCGTAAGAACGGTGCCCTCGTGATGTGCGAAGTCATGATGCCGGACGGAAAGACCCCGCATATCTCCAATTCCCGCGCCACGATCGTGGACGACGCCGACACATGGTTCGGCTTCGAGCAGGAATATTTCCTTTATCAGGACGGTCGTCCTCTCGGCTTTCCCGAGGGTGGCTATCCCGCTCCCCAGGGCCCTTACTACACGGGCGTGGGTTACAAGAACGTGGGCGACGTCGCCCGCCAGATCGTCGAAGAGCACCTCGACCTCTGCTTGGACGCCGGCATCAACCACGAAGGCATCAACGCCGAAGTGGCCAAGGGCCAGTGGGAATTCCAGATCTTCGGCAAGGGCTCCAAGAAAGCCGCCGACGAGGTTTGGGTCGCCCGCTACATCCTCCTCCGTCTCTGCGAAAAATATCAGATCGACGTCGAATTCCACTGCAAACCGATCCTCGGCGCCTACCAGCAGGCCCTCGATTGGAACGGTTCCGGTATGCACGCCAACTTCTCCACGAAGTTCATGCGCGAAGTCGGTGGCAAAGACTACTTCGAGAAGCTCATGGCCGCGTTCAGCAAATATTGCGCTGAGCACATCGCGGTTTACGGCCCCGACAACCACCTCCGCCTCACCGGTCTTCACGAGACCCAGTCGATCGATAAGTTCTCCTACGGCCTCGCTGACCGTGGCGCTTCGGTGCGCGTGCCGCACAGCTTCGTTAACGCGGGCTACAAGGGTTACCTCGAGGATCGCCGTCCGAACTCCGCGGGTAACCCCTACGAGATCGCGTCCCGCATCCTCAAGACGATCCAGACCGTCCCGACCGCCTAA
- the rpmB gene encoding 50S ribosomal protein L28 — protein sequence MARICAITGKRPTKGSIIHRKGQSKKSGGIGTHITTITKRKFRPNLQKIRIRTANGGTKRVLVSVKAIKAGLVEKV from the coding sequence ATGGCCAGAATCTGCGCAATCACAGGCAAACGTCCCACCAAGGGCTCCATCATTCACCGCAAGGGTCAGTCCAAGAAGAGCGGCGGCATCGGCACGCACATCACGACGATCACCAAGCGCAAGTTCCGTCCGAACCTGCAGAAGATCCGCATCCGCACCGCCAACGGCGGCACGAAGCGCGTCCTCGTCTCGGTCAAGGCCATCAAGGCCGGTCTCGTCGAGAAGGTCTAA
- a CDS encoding SAM-dependent methyltransferase — MGSSSTLSPEFTAAFLTRAGANGTLTFADFMDLALFHPQLGYYRQNKARVGYARGTDFYTATTSGAVFGEMVTAACVNLLGGETEAKNHSFVEIGAEPGGGVLAGVTHPFASARTIRIGEPLELGGRCIVFSNELFDAQPLRRFVCRGDAWRELGVRLHDGVLQEVELTETSEPWLPADAGEGYIFDAPRAAATLADTLAVQPWSGLFVAFDYGKSLVELATATPAGTARAYFQHTQSNELLARPGEQDLTGHVCWDWLADSLNRAGFHGTTVESQESFFIHHAGNFLAPAMAAEASRVSPRKLALMQLLHPSHMGQKFQVLHARREKS; from the coding sequence ATGGGATCATCGTCCACACTTTCACCTGAGTTCACCGCCGCTTTCCTGACCCGTGCCGGCGCAAACGGCACACTGACGTTTGCCGACTTCATGGATCTGGCGCTGTTTCACCCGCAATTGGGCTACTATCGCCAAAACAAGGCACGCGTCGGCTACGCCCGCGGCACCGATTTTTATACCGCGACCACTTCAGGCGCTGTTTTTGGCGAGATGGTCACTGCGGCCTGCGTCAACTTGCTCGGTGGCGAAACCGAGGCCAAAAACCACTCCTTCGTCGAAATCGGCGCCGAGCCCGGCGGCGGCGTGCTTGCGGGAGTAACGCATCCGTTTGCATCCGCCCGCACGATCCGCATCGGTGAACCACTGGAACTTGGCGGCCGCTGCATCGTGTTCTCCAACGAACTGTTCGATGCGCAACCGCTCCGGCGTTTTGTCTGCCGTGGAGACGCCTGGCGCGAACTCGGTGTCCGCCTTCACGACGGCGTGTTGCAAGAAGTGGAGCTCACCGAAACATCCGAGCCTTGGCTGCCAGCGGATGCCGGAGAGGGTTATATTTTTGATGCACCGCGCGCAGCCGCGACGCTCGCCGATACCCTCGCCGTCCAGCCGTGGAGCGGATTGTTTGTAGCATTCGATTACGGAAAATCCCTCGTCGAACTGGCCACCGCCACCCCAGCCGGCACGGCGCGGGCGTATTTTCAGCATACGCAATCCAACGAATTACTCGCCCGTCCCGGAGAGCAGGATCTCACCGGACATGTGTGTTGGGATTGGCTGGCCGATTCACTCAATCGCGCGGGATTCCACGGCACCACCGTGGAATCCCAGGAGTCGTTCTTCATTCATCACGCCGGCAACTTCCTCGCACCGGCGATGGCCGCCGAGGCTTCACGCGTAAGTCCCCGCAAACTCGCGTTGATGCAACTGCTCCACCCATCACACATGGGACAAAAATTCCAGGTCCTGCATGCTCGCCGGGAAAAGTCCTAA
- a CDS encoding S41 family peptidase — translation MPQMLKRILVIASGVVLGVVLSVGVARTAAAWGWWPNRDLEKSTRYVREVLKVVNENYVDGTQADLPKLTEAALRGIVGSLDPHSEYMNARDYKTLEEEISSEFGGIGVQVELRKGNIVVIAPLPGTPGARAGMLRGDIIASIDGTKLDKPTLDETVGRLRGKPGTKVTIGFTRPSNGKEFEVTVKRERIKVESVRDVRMRPDGIGYVQITQFSERTGEEFIEALNTLNGQNMRGLIIDLRDNPGGLLNSAVEVAEPFFNKGELIVYTQGRKKEDRDEYRAAAPEPRLTIPVAVIINAGSASAAEIVSGALKDTRRAVIIGERSFGKGSVQSILPLREGEGLRLTTARYYTPSGVTIHEKGVSPDVEVVMSAEEDENVRLQRWRDDVSDAAEFKERFNLDPTPDRQLEAAVSVLQAALILETRANRSVTGPVAAKQP, via the coding sequence GTGCCCCAGATGCTCAAACGCATTCTCGTTATCGCCTCCGGCGTAGTCCTCGGTGTCGTGCTCTCCGTGGGCGTGGCGCGCACGGCTGCGGCGTGGGGTTGGTGGCCGAATCGCGACTTGGAGAAATCGACACGCTACGTGCGCGAAGTTCTCAAGGTTGTGAATGAGAATTACGTCGATGGCACCCAGGCCGATTTGCCCAAGCTGACCGAGGCGGCGCTGCGAGGCATCGTGGGTTCGCTGGATCCGCATTCTGAATACATGAATGCGCGCGACTATAAAACGCTGGAGGAGGAGATCAGCAGCGAGTTTGGCGGCATCGGCGTGCAGGTCGAATTGCGCAAGGGTAACATCGTGGTGATCGCTCCGCTGCCGGGCACGCCCGGTGCGCGGGCGGGCATGTTGCGCGGTGACATCATCGCGAGCATCGATGGCACCAAGCTCGATAAACCCACGCTCGACGAAACGGTCGGACGGTTGCGTGGCAAGCCGGGCACCAAAGTCACGATCGGTTTCACCCGCCCATCGAACGGGAAAGAGTTCGAGGTCACCGTCAAACGTGAGCGCATCAAAGTGGAAAGTGTGCGCGACGTGCGGATGCGCCCGGATGGCATCGGCTATGTGCAGATCACCCAATTTTCCGAACGCACGGGCGAAGAATTTATCGAGGCACTCAACACGCTCAACGGTCAGAATATGCGCGGACTCATTATCGACCTGCGCGACAATCCCGGCGGTTTGCTCAACTCCGCCGTCGAGGTGGCCGAGCCGTTTTTCAACAAGGGTGAGCTCATCGTTTATACGCAGGGTCGCAAAAAAGAAGATCGCGACGAATACCGGGCCGCCGCTCCCGAACCGCGCCTCACTATCCCGGTTGCCGTTATTATCAACGCGGGCAGCGCCAGTGCGGCCGAGATCGTTTCGGGCGCACTCAAGGATACGCGTCGCGCCGTCATCATTGGTGAGCGTTCGTTTGGCAAAGGCTCCGTGCAATCGATCCTGCCGTTGCGCGAGGGTGAGGGACTGCGCCTGACGACGGCGCGTTATTACACGCCTAGCGGAGTGACGATTCACGAGAAAGGCGTTTCCCCCGATGTCGAGGTGGTGATGTCGGCCGAAGAGGATGAGAACGTGCGTCTGCAACGCTGGCGCGACGACGTGTCCGACGCCGCGGAATTCAAAGAGCGCTTTAACCTGGATCCGACTCCCGACCGGCAACTCGAGGCGGCGGTGTCGGTGTTGCAAGCGGCATTGATTTTGGAGACGCGTGCAAATCGTTCAGTGACCGGTCCGGTCGCTGCAAAGCAGCCATGA